The genomic interval GGAGATCCGGACCATCGTGTGCACCACGGCCACGGAGGCCGCCGTCCGGGAGCTGCGCATCATCGCCGAGAAGCAGCCGCCGTCCAACCGGCACTCCCTGCGCCCCGAGAAGGCGACGTGGCTGCGGCTCGGCCCGGGCCACGAGGGACTGCGCGGCGCCCGCCTCGCCCGCACGGAGGACGACGGATCGGCCCAGATCGGTCCGCTGCGCTCACGGCACGACGTCGACGCCCTGCGCGGCCTCCTGACCGACGCGATCCTGGGGCGCTCGGCCGCCCTCGAGGCGCGCGGCCCCGTCCGCACCGACGCCGCCCATCACGCCCGACTGCGCCGTGCGATGCTCGAGGACCCGTGCGAGGTCCTCGACCACGGCGTCGAGAGGATGCGGCGCCTGGCCGCCGCGGGCCGCTACGAGGACGCCGCGCAGCTCCGCTCCCTCGTCGAGACGTTCCTGGCCGCCGCCCGGCGGGCCTCACGGCTGCGCGCGCTCTCCCGCTGCCCCCTGCTCGTGGCCGCCCGCCCGGTCCCGGCGCCCGCGCCGCGACGGCCCGGCTGGGAGCTGCTCGCCGTGCGCGGCGGCCGCTTCGCAGGCTCCGCCCTGGTCCCGGCCGACGGGGACCCGGTGGCGTCGGCGCGCGTGCTCGCCGCGACGAGCATCGGGGAGGCGGCGCTCATGGCCCCGCTGTGCCAGGGCTATCACCAGGAGGCCGAGATCCTGCTGGGCTGGCTCGCCGGGGAGGGTGTGCGGATCGTGCTGAGCGAGGGCGTCTGGTCCCAGGGCGTGCGCGCGCGGTTCGACGAGGCGGCGCTCCAGGAGCACTGGGCCCGCGCGGCCCAAGACGGCGAGGACGGGGCCCGCGCGGAGCGCTAGGGTGGCCGCATCCCAGCGCCCGCCGTTCCCAGGAGATGCCCCGTGATCACCGCCATCGTCTCGATCCTCGTCGACAGCAGCCGGATCCCCGAGGTCGCCCAGCAGATCGCCGACGTCGACGGGGTCCAGCGGGTCTACTCCGTGACCGGCGACGTGGACCTGATCGCGGTCGTCGCGGTGCGCCGCCACGAGGATCTCGCCGCGATCATCGCCGATCACATCGGCAAGGTGGACGGCGTGCTCGACACCACCACGAACATCGCCTTCGCCGAGTACTCCTCGCAGGACCTCGCCGAGGGGTTCTCCCTCGGCGAGTGAGCCTCGGCGAGGAAGGACGCCGGGCGCTGTGCGCGCCCCCGTCGCCCCCCCCCGCGCAGGGCCGTGCTCAGGCCTGGGCCGAGGCCTCGGCCCAGGCGGCCAGCACCCGGCGGGGCTCGCCCGCCTCGAGCGCCTCGCTCGCCCGCGCGAACGCCCCGGTGAAGCGCTCGTCGAACGAGCCGGAGACCGTCTCCCCCGCACGGGCGGCCTCCGCGGTCCGCGCGGCGAGGATGCCCGCGGCCGCGTTGAGGGCGACCGCATCCCGCACGGGCCCGGTCGCTCCCGCGAAGAGATCGCGTGCCACCTGGGCGTTCTCCTCGGCGGTGCCCCCGCGGAGCGCATCCAGCGGGCTGCGCGGCAGACCCAGCAGCGCGGCGGGGTCGAGCACATGGCGTCGCACCTGCCCGTCGCGCACCTCCCACACGTCCGTGGGCGCCGCCACCGTGATCTCGTCGAGCCCGTCCTGGCCCCGGAACACGAGCGCCGAGGTGCCGCGCCGGGCGAAGACGTCGGCGACGGTCGGCGCCATCGTCGCATCGGCCACCCCGACCGCCGAGGCAGCCGGATGGCCCGGATTGGTGATGGGCCCGAGCACGTTGAACACCGACGGGATGCCGATCCCCTTGCGCGCCTCGACGGCGTAGCGCATCGAGGGATGGAAGACCTGGGCGAAGCAGAACGTGATCCCGACCCGATGGGCCATCGCCTCGACCGCCTGCGGCGGCAGGTCCAGGCGGATCCCGAGGGACTCCAGCACGTCCGCCGAGCCCGACTTCGACGTCGCCGCCCGGTTGCCGTGCTTGACCACGGTGTGGCCGGCGCCCGCGATCACGAGGGCCGCCATCGTGGAGATGTTGACCGTCTGCGCGAGGTCGCCGCCGGTGCCCACGATGTCGACGGAGCCCTCCGGGGCCTCGAGCGGGACCGCGTGGGCCACCATCGCGTCGGCCAGCGCCGCGAGCTCGTGCCCGCGCACGCCCTTGCCGGCAAGGGCGACCAGGAACGAGGCGAGCTGGAGGGGTGAGGACTGTCCGTCCATCACCTCGTTCATCGCCCACGCGGCCTGCTCGGCGCTGAGATCCTCGTGCCGCACGAGCTGGGCGACGAGCAGGGGCCAGGTGACGGTCGCATCGGTCATGTCGGCATCATCTCAACAATGGGGCGCGAACGGGCCGTGCGTCCGCGGCGCGCCCGCCCTCGGCCCGTCCCGCTCACCGCCGTGTCCTCGCCGCCGGGGCGTCCGTGCCGCGGGATCGCAGGGCCCCGCCCTCTCGAGGCGGCCCCGCAGGGCGAAGGTGTCAGAAAAATCCGTGCTCCTCGCGGACGCGTGTCCGGGTTCAAGCCCCCTGGCCCGAACCGATATGCTGGCCAGGCCCCGGGGTTCGTCCCCCTCCGGTGCTCCCGAGTGTCGTGTCCCGCGAGCGCCGAATCTGACGACACGACATAATGAGTGACGTGACTACAGCGACCCTCCCTCCGCGTGCGGCCCACGCCCCCACCATCGGCCGCCCCAACGCGACGCAGATCGGCACGATCGTGTGGCTCGCGAGCGAGCTGATGTTCTTCGCCGGCCTGTTCGCGATGTACTTCACCCTGCACTCGATGGTCCCCGAGGTCTTCTACGAGGGTCACGAGCACTTCAAGCTCGGGTACGCGATGACCAACACCGCGATCCTGGTCGCGAGCTCCTTCACGTGCCAGTTCGGCGTCTTCGCCGCCGAGGAGGGCCGCCGCTCGCGCACCGGCTCGCTCCTCAACCTCCGACGCTGGGGGCTCGTGGAGTGGTACACGCTCACCTTCGTGATGGGCGCGATCTTCGTCTCCGGGCAGGCGCTCGAGTACACCGAGCTCGTCGAGAACGGCGTGACGCTCTCCTCCACGCCCTTCGGCTCGATCTTCTACCTGGCCACCGGCTTCCACGGCCTGCACGTGATCGGCGGCCTCATCGCCTTCCTGTTCGTCCTGGCCCGGTCGTTCACCGCCACCAACTTCGGCCACCACGAGGCGGTCAGCGCGATCTGCGTCTCGTACTACTGGCACTTCGTCGACGTCGTCTGGGTCGGCCTGTTCTTCGTCGTCTACCTCATGGATCCCGTCTTCAACGGCATCGGTTTCAACTGGTCGTTCTTCTGACGGGGCCGCGCGGTCCTCGCCGACCGCGCCCCGCCGGCTTCGACATCCCCATCGCCCCGCCCCTCCTCCACGAATCGAGGTCCGACCCGTGAAGGCTCTCAGCCAGCACCGTCACCACCCGATGGCGTATCTCGTGATCCTGCTGCTCGCGCTCGTCGCGACCGGCGGGCTCTTCGTCGCCTTCCAGCCCCGCGCCGCCCAGGCCGAGGGCGCGTCGCAGGAGGACATCGACGCCGGGCGCGACCTCTTCGTCGCCAACTGCGCCACGTGCCACGGCATGGGCGGCGAGGGCCGCACCGATGCCGACGGCAACGCCCTGGGCCCGTCGCTCATCGGCGTCGGCGCCGCCTCCGTCGACTTCCAGGTCGGCACCGGGCGCATGCCGATGGAGAACGCGGGCCCCCAGGCCCGTCGCAAGCCCGCCCAGTTCGACGACGAGCAGATCTCGCAGCTCGCCGCGTACGTCGCCTCCCTCGGCCCCGGCCCGTCCGTCCCCACCTCCGAGGACGTCGACCCCGCGCTCGGCGACCAGGCCGAAGGCGGCGAGATCTTCCGCGTCAACTGCGCGATGTGCCACAACGCGGCGGGCGCCGGCGGCGCCCTGACGCGCGGCAAGTTCGCGCCGCCGCTCACGGGCGTCGAGCCCAAGCACATCTACGAGGCGATGGAGACCGGCCCCCAGAACATGCCGGTGTTCAACGACGACAACATCTCCGCCGAGGAGAAGCGCGACGTCATCGCCTACCTCACCGCTCTCGACGAGAACGGTTCGCCCGGCGGTCTGTCCCTGGGCTCGCTCGGTCCGGTGACCGAGGGCCTGTACGCGTGGACGATCGGTCTCGCGCTCCTGCTGGGCTGCGCCGTGTGGCTGGGGGCGAAGGCCAAGTGAGCTCGAGGAATCAGATGACCAAGCAGGACACCGAGCGGGACCCCGCGGTCACCGCCCTCATGCCGCCCGCGGGCGGGGGCTTCCCCAACCCGGGCCTGCCCCCGCACGAGCTGCGCCAGGCCGACGTGGACCCCCGGTCCGAGCGCCGCGCCGAGCGCATCGTGGCCGCCCTGTTCGTCGTGTCCATCCTGGGCACGGTGCTGTTCGTGGCCTCGTACTTCCTCTTCACCCCGATGGGGACGAACCTCCTGGCCGAGCCCGGCACGTTGCACGCCGTGAAGTGGAACAACTTCTTCACCGGCCTCGGCCTCGCGATCGCCGTGTTCTTCATCGGCGCCGCGGCCGTGCACTGGGCCAAGACCCTCATGCCCGATCACGAGATGGTCGAGGAGCGCCACCACCTGGGCGGCGACCCCGCGTCGCAGAAGCAGGCAGCCGCCATCATCACCGGCGGCCTGGACGAGTCCGGGATCGGCCGTCGGCCCCTGATCGTCACCGCCATGGTGGGCGCCCTGGCCGTGCTCCCGATCGCGGTGCTCGCCCCGCTGAGCACGCTGGGCCCGCTGCCCGGCAACAAGCTGCACCACACCTTCTGGAAGGCCGGTCTGCGCCT from Brachybacterium huguangmaarense carries:
- the ctaE gene encoding aa3-type cytochrome oxidase subunit III — encoded protein: MSDVTTATLPPRAAHAPTIGRPNATQIGTIVWLASELMFFAGLFAMYFTLHSMVPEVFYEGHEHFKLGYAMTNTAILVASSFTCQFGVFAAEEGRRSRTGSLLNLRRWGLVEWYTLTFVMGAIFVSGQALEYTELVENGVTLSSTPFGSIFYLATGFHGLHVIGGLIAFLFVLARSFTATNFGHHEAVSAICVSYYWHFVDVVWVGLFFVVYLMDPVFNGIGFNWSFF
- the qcrA gene encoding cytochrome bc1 complex Rieske iron-sulfur subunit, yielding MTKQDTERDPAVTALMPPAGGGFPNPGLPPHELRQADVDPRSERRAERIVAALFVVSILGTVLFVASYFLFTPMGTNLLAEPGTLHAVKWNNFFTGLGLAIAVFFIGAAAVHWAKTLMPDHEMVEERHHLGGDPASQKQAAAIITGGLDESGIGRRPLIVTAMVGALAVLPIAVLAPLSTLGPLPGNKLHHTFWKAGLRLTRDHDGTPIKASEVAMNSIFHIMPEGLTEETEDFLEERAKAAAVIVRIDPEIGQNEESLANGYQGILAFSKICTHVGCPVALYEQQTHHMLCPCHQSTFDVTDGAKVIFGPAHRPLPQLPIEVDAEGYLVAKGDFPEPIGPSFWDIHKEK
- the trpD gene encoding anthranilate phosphoribosyltransferase; translation: MTDATVTWPLLVAQLVRHEDLSAEQAAWAMNEVMDGQSSPLQLASFLVALAGKGVRGHELAALADAMVAHAVPLEAPEGSVDIVGTGGDLAQTVNISTMAALVIAGAGHTVVKHGNRAATSKSGSADVLESLGIRLDLPPQAVEAMAHRVGITFCFAQVFHPSMRYAVEARKGIGIPSVFNVLGPITNPGHPAASAVGVADATMAPTVADVFARRGTSALVFRGQDGLDEITVAAPTDVWEVRDGQVRRHVLDPAALLGLPRSPLDALRGGTAEENAQVARDLFAGATGPVRDAVALNAAAGILAARTAEAARAGETVSGSFDERFTGAFARASEALEAGEPRRVLAAWAEASAQA
- a CDS encoding DEDD exonuclease domain-containing protein codes for the protein MSAVVPRARHRQLSLDDLGTPLIEAEMVVVDLETTGTDPAADAITEIGAVKVRGGEILGEFRTFVDPRRPIPAYIASLTGITDATVAGAPDIAAVLPMFLEFSRGAALVAHNARFDIAFLRSSAARIDVEWPSPTVLDTLRLARLAFGRDEVRDHKLGTLAQHVGAETTPDHRALSDARATVDVLHAIIARLGPRGMTTLEDLAGAHRRASPAQQRQRHLAETVPAAPGVYQFVDEHGAVLYVGTSRNLRTRVRTYFTAAETRRRVLDMLPRAREIRTIVCTTATEAAVRELRIIAEKQPPSNRHSLRPEKATWLRLGPGHEGLRGARLARTEDDGSAQIGPLRSRHDVDALRGLLTDAILGRSAALEARGPVRTDAAHHARLRRAMLEDPCEVLDHGVERMRRLAAAGRYEDAAQLRSLVETFLAAARRASRLRALSRCPLLVAARPVPAPAPRRPGWELLAVRGGRFAGSALVPADGDPVASARVLAATSIGEAALMAPLCQGYHQEAEILLGWLAGEGVRIVLSEGVWSQGVRARFDEAALQEHWARAAQDGEDGARAER
- the qcrC gene encoding cytochrome bc1 complex diheme cytochrome c subunit, which gives rise to MKALSQHRHHPMAYLVILLLALVATGGLFVAFQPRAAQAEGASQEDIDAGRDLFVANCATCHGMGGEGRTDADGNALGPSLIGVGAASVDFQVGTGRMPMENAGPQARRKPAQFDDEQISQLAAYVASLGPGPSVPTSEDVDPALGDQAEGGEIFRVNCAMCHNAAGAGGALTRGKFAPPLTGVEPKHIYEAMETGPQNMPVFNDDNISAEEKRDVIAYLTALDENGSPGGLSLGSLGPVTEGLYAWTIGLALLLGCAVWLGAKAK
- a CDS encoding Lrp/AsnC family transcriptional regulator yields the protein MITAIVSILVDSSRIPEVAQQIADVDGVQRVYSVTGDVDLIAVVAVRRHEDLAAIIADHIGKVDGVLDTTTNIAFAEYSSQDLAEGFSLGE